The Tardiphaga alba genome includes a window with the following:
- a CDS encoding autotransporter-associated beta strand repeat-containing protein, translating into MGQLVIRPGTYDGLSVTGVSGGNGGKGGKGGNSALAPIFPPIPFTSNGAAGGGGGGGGGGGFGVVSVNAGNYVWNSGNVVGGNGGNGGAGGAGGQGSRAYSTQTCDEHGCSGDINYYPGAGGNGGGGGHGGAGGSGAWIGPNVSVEIGGAMRLTGGNGGNGGSGGNGGDPGDLYGYSLPMANSGDSGRGGRGGAGGDGLQLGGSQTITIRSGAVIQGGTGGSGANGAAAGAGGVGIRAETMFGGTNIINAGTIIGGLSGDGVMAAAILFSSGSNRLELQAGSHITGDVVAAEYNGRPDTLALGGATSATFDLSTLGAQYRGFGIFEKAGPGDWIVSGTPTSFSGDLRASGGGLVLDGNTKLTTVNGYVGYDDGSNASVTVSGAGASWLNTNLFVGHRGNGSLLVAGGHVTAATATIGNDTTGLATGHVRVDGAGSVFDAQVLKIGAQSFGSLSVSNGGLLKASSLSVGDLGIGGALNIGGDVGAAPMAAGIVNGAIALAHQGTLNFNHTGSDYLFNNVITGNGTINARGGTTVLSGRNAGFSGTTDIRDATLRVTGELGGTVSVGQGGELSGNGVVGSTTVYSGGALAPDSHGQLKVNGSLSMLAGSQFDFNLGHVAGASSATSAAVWVNGDIALNNVTFNISASAEPPIGYYRMITYTGAGSFSGLTIGDRPPPGGLFPDAYVVDTSRANVVDLVTVPDGTNFLQRWDDASNGPRGGSGTWNAINNNWSNLGGLLDINWGGHHAVFDGPGGTIRVDGAQNFQGLQFVRGLYELAQGSGELRPADINGAPAIGEVRVLANETATISARIAGAGGINKTGGGTLILAGASTYTGETTISGGTLQIASDGNLGVGGTLKFDNGTLHTTADVQSTRGVNLLGIGEIDTDAATTLQLAGTVSGAGSLIKSGAGTLTLAGANSWTGGTLLQAGTLQLGIAGALPDGSDLIITGGKFDLNGHNATTRSLIGLGGEIALGNAQLTLDQADNTEIASVISGIDGRLVKSGNGTLLLSGSNTYTGGTTVSGGTVAIATDANLGTGALALSSARLLTLADISSTRSIALTGNASIETLFGTTYATSGDVSGTGALIKDGWGTLVLAGTNSYGGGTTIEAGTLQIGNGGTTGTLTGDVTNHGILAVNRSNDVFYSGVISGAGAFVQMGGGITALEGDSTYRGGTLISAGTLQLGTGGTTGSIAGDVINNGTFQIFRSDTYTFGGTISGAGVFRHVGTGTTILTGDNSYSGGTVITRGVLQIGDGGFTGSIIGAINNNGALIAQRDGLLTLAGAISGTGFFTQSGPGITRLDGFNTYTGVTDVTAGTLSVNGSIVASSQVNVGRGATLGGNGEVSTTQISDGGMLSPGNSVGLLTVRGNLTLASAASYMVEVAGPVADRTDVTGIATLNGATVRVAFDPAAFVRERYTILHAAGGLADTFRPQIYGDQPPAFTTSLSYDAQNVYLNIDLKLTGLNINQNNVASALNTYFGTYGGIPFALGAMTPEDITQSSGELSTGVQQNTVQAMTQFMGVLTDPFAANRGGVTPTAAPNAFAPVERSMAWRDAYGAVTKVMPAAPSFESHWNVWAAGFGGGQTTDGNTVVGSHTSSARIGAVAVGADSWFSPQTLAGFAMAGGGTSFGLSDNLGAGHSDLFQIGGFVRHHEGAAYLTGALAYGWQNVTTDRTVTIIDADRLRANFTAHAFSARVEAGHRSVVSWLGGMGLTPYAAGQITNIDLPAYAETLVSGADNFRLNYTGRNVTAARSELGVRADKSFAFDQALLTLRGRAAWAHDFNRDRIAQASFQSLPGASFIVNGASMAPDAALTTASAEVMLASGLSFALSYEGEFSQLTRSHAGKGIVRFAW; encoded by the coding sequence GTGGGCCAGCTGGTCATCAGGCCGGGCACCTATGACGGCCTGTCCGTCACCGGCGTCAGTGGCGGCAATGGTGGCAAAGGCGGCAAGGGCGGCAACAGCGCGCTGGCACCGATCTTTCCGCCGATCCCCTTCACATCGAATGGCGCTGCGGGCGGTGGCGGCGGCGGCGGCGGTGGTGGCGGCTTCGGTGTCGTCTCTGTGAATGCCGGCAACTATGTCTGGAATTCCGGCAATGTCGTCGGTGGCAACGGCGGCAATGGCGGTGCGGGTGGCGCCGGCGGGCAGGGCTCACGCGCCTATTCGACCCAGACCTGCGACGAGCACGGTTGCTCCGGCGATATCAATTACTATCCCGGCGCAGGCGGCAATGGCGGCGGCGGGGGCCATGGCGGCGCCGGCGGATCCGGCGCGTGGATCGGGCCGAACGTCTCGGTGGAGATCGGCGGTGCGATGCGCCTGACCGGCGGGAACGGCGGCAATGGCGGATCCGGCGGCAATGGCGGCGATCCCGGCGATCTCTATGGCTACAGCCTGCCGATGGCCAATTCCGGGGATTCCGGCCGCGGTGGCCGTGGCGGCGCCGGTGGCGATGGCCTGCAGCTGGGCGGTTCGCAAACGATCACCATCCGGAGCGGCGCCGTCATCCAGGGTGGCACTGGTGGAAGTGGCGCCAATGGTGCGGCGGCTGGTGCGGGCGGTGTCGGCATCCGCGCGGAAACCATGTTTGGCGGCACGAATATCATCAATGCCGGCACCATCATCGGCGGCCTGAGCGGGGACGGTGTGATGGCTGCAGCGATCCTGTTTTCCTCCGGCAGCAACCGGCTCGAATTGCAGGCGGGCTCGCACATCACGGGCGATGTCGTTGCGGCCGAATACAATGGACGGCCGGACACCCTGGCACTGGGCGGCGCGACCAGCGCGACATTCGACCTGTCGACGCTGGGCGCGCAGTATCGCGGGTTCGGCATTTTCGAAAAGGCAGGACCGGGCGACTGGATCGTATCGGGGACGCCGACATCTTTCAGCGGCGACCTGCGGGCCAGTGGCGGCGGGCTTGTTCTTGACGGCAATACCAAGCTCACGACCGTCAACGGTTACGTCGGATATGACGACGGCAGCAATGCCAGCGTGACCGTATCCGGCGCGGGCGCATCATGGCTGAACACCAACCTGTTCGTCGGCCATCGCGGCAACGGTTCGCTGCTGGTGGCCGGCGGCCATGTGACGGCCGCGACGGCGACGATCGGGAATGACACGACCGGTCTCGCCACCGGTCATGTCAGGGTCGATGGCGCCGGTTCTGTGTTCGATGCGCAGGTGTTGAAGATCGGTGCGCAGTCCTTTGGCTCGCTGTCGGTGAGCAATGGCGGGTTGCTGAAAGCGAGTTCGCTGTCGGTCGGCGATCTCGGCATCGGCGGCGCGTTGAATATCGGCGGCGACGTGGGGGCGGCGCCCATGGCGGCCGGCATCGTCAATGGTGCTATCGCGCTGGCGCATCAGGGCACGCTCAATTTCAACCATACAGGCAGCGACTACCTCTTCAACAATGTGATCACCGGCAACGGCACGATCAATGCGCGCGGCGGCACCACGGTTCTGTCGGGCCGCAATGCGGGCTTTTCAGGAACGACCGACATTCGCGACGCGACATTGCGGGTGACCGGCGAGCTTGGCGGCACGGTCAGTGTCGGCCAAGGCGGTGAGCTCTCCGGCAATGGCGTGGTCGGCAGCACCACGGTGTATAGCGGCGGCGCGCTGGCGCCGGATAGCCACGGCCAGCTGAAGGTGAACGGCAGCCTGTCGATGCTGGCCGGCAGCCAGTTCGATTTTAATCTCGGCCATGTCGCCGGCGCGTCGTCGGCGACGTCGGCCGCGGTCTGGGTGAACGGCGATATCGCGCTCAACAATGTGACGTTCAATATCAGCGCCAGCGCCGAGCCGCCGATCGGCTATTACCGGATGATCACCTATACGGGCGCGGGATCGTTCTCCGGCCTGACCATCGGTGACAGGCCGCCACCGGGCGGACTGTTTCCGGATGCCTATGTGGTCGACACGTCGCGCGCCAACGTGGTCGATCTGGTGACGGTGCCGGATGGCACCAATTTCCTGCAACGCTGGGACGATGCATCGAATGGCCCGCGCGGTGGCAGCGGCACGTGGAATGCGATCAACAACAACTGGTCCAATCTCGGTGGCCTCCTCGATATCAATTGGGGCGGGCACCACGCCGTCTTCGACGGGCCGGGCGGGACGATCAGGGTGGATGGCGCGCAGAATTTCCAGGGGCTGCAATTCGTCCGCGGCCTCTACGAGCTCGCGCAGGGCTCCGGCGAATTGCGGCCGGCCGATATCAATGGCGCGCCTGCCATCGGCGAGGTGCGCGTCCTGGCGAACGAGACGGCGACGATCTCGGCGCGGATCGCCGGCGCTGGCGGCATCAACAAGACGGGCGGCGGCACGCTCATACTGGCCGGCGCCAGCACGTATACCGGCGAGACCACCATCAGCGGCGGCACGCTGCAGATCGCGTCGGATGGAAATCTCGGTGTCGGCGGCACGCTGAAATTCGACAATGGCACCCTGCACACGACGGCCGACGTCCAGTCCACGCGTGGCGTGAACCTGCTCGGCATCGGCGAGATCGACACCGACGCCGCAACAACATTGCAACTCGCGGGAACGGTGTCCGGCGCGGGCAGCTTGATCAAGTCCGGCGCCGGCACATTGACGCTAGCGGGCGCGAACAGCTGGACCGGCGGTACGCTGCTGCAGGCCGGCACGCTGCAGCTCGGCATTGCCGGCGCATTGCCTGACGGCAGCGATCTTATCATCACCGGCGGCAAGTTCGATCTCAATGGCCATAACGCCACGACGCGCTCGCTGATCGGTCTCGGCGGCGAGATTGCGCTCGGCAATGCGCAGCTGACGCTCGATCAGGCCGACAATACCGAGATCGCCAGCGTGATCAGCGGCATCGACGGCCGTCTCGTCAAATCCGGTAACGGCACGCTGCTGCTGTCGGGCAGCAACACCTACACCGGCGGCACGACGGTCTCGGGCGGCACCGTGGCCATTGCCACCGATGCCAATCTCGGCACCGGCGCGCTGGCGCTGTCCAGTGCGCGGTTGCTGACGCTTGCCGATATCTCATCGACACGCAGCATCGCGCTGACCGGCAATGCAAGTATCGAGACGCTGTTCGGAACGACTTACGCGACCAGCGGAGATGTGTCGGGGACCGGCGCGCTGATCAAGGATGGCTGGGGCACGCTGGTTCTCGCCGGCACCAACAGCTATGGCGGCGGCACGACGATCGAGGCCGGTACGCTGCAGATCGGCAATGGCGGCACGACCGGCACGCTGACGGGCGATGTCACCAATCACGGTATTCTGGCGGTCAATCGCTCCAACGACGTGTTCTATAGTGGGGTGATTTCGGGCGCCGGCGCCTTCGTCCAGATGGGCGGCGGCATCACGGCGCTCGAAGGGGACAGCACCTATCGCGGTGGCACGCTGATCTCCGCAGGTACGTTGCAGCTCGGCACGGGCGGCACTACGGGATCGATCGCAGGAGATGTGATCAATAACGGCACATTCCAGATCTTCCGCTCGGACACCTATACATTCGGCGGGACGATCTCCGGCGCCGGTGTGTTCCGGCATGTGGGCACGGGCACCACGATTCTGACCGGCGACAACAGCTATAGCGGCGGCACGGTGATCACGCGTGGCGTCCTGCAGATCGGCGATGGCGGATTCACGGGTTCGATCATCGGTGCCATCAACAACAATGGCGCGCTGATCGCGCAGCGCGACGGGCTGCTGACCCTGGCCGGCGCCATATCCGGCACAGGCTTTTTCACGCAGAGCGGTCCCGGGATCACGCGCCTCGATGGCTTCAACACCTATACGGGCGTCACCGACGTCACGGCGGGAACGCTCAGCGTCAATGGCTCGATCGTCGCGTCGTCGCAGGTCAATGTCGGGCGTGGCGCGACGCTCGGCGGCAATGGCGAGGTCAGCACCACGCAGATTTCCGATGGTGGCATGCTGTCGCCGGGCAATTCCGTGGGGCTGCTGACCGTTCGTGGCAATCTCACGCTCGCCTCGGCGGCCAGCTACATGGTGGAAGTGGCCGGCCCCGTGGCCGATCGCACCGATGTCACCGGCATCGCGACGCTGAATGGTGCAACGGTGCGTGTCGCCTTCGATCCCGCAGCCTTCGTGCGCGAGCGTTACACGATCCTGCATGCGGCGGGTGGGCTGGCCGATACGTTCCGGCCGCAGATCTATGGCGACCAACCGCCGGCCTTCACGACATCGCTGAGCTATGATGCGCAGAATGTCTATCTGAATATCGACCTCAAGCTGACCGGCCTCAACATCAACCAGAACAATGTCGCGTCGGCGCTGAACACCTATTTCGGCACCTATGGCGGCATTCCTTTTGCGCTGGGTGCGATGACGCCGGAAGACATCACGCAATCCTCCGGCGAACTCTCGACCGGCGTGCAGCAGAATACGGTGCAGGCCATGACGCAGTTCATGGGCGTGCTGACCGATCCGTTTGCGGCCAATCGCGGCGGCGTGACACCGACTGCTGCGCCGAATGCCTTCGCACCGGTGGAGCGATCGATGGCGTGGCGCGATGCCTATGGCGCGGTCACCAAAGTGATGCCTGCCGCGCCGAGTTTCGAGTCGCATTGGAATGTCTGGGCCGCAGGTTTCGGCGGCGGGCAGACCACCGATGGCAATACGGTGGTCGGCTCGCACACCAGCAGCGCCCGCATCGGCGCGGTGGCCGTGGGCGCCGATAGCTGGTTCTCGCCGCAGACATTGGCCGGCTTCGCCATGGCGGGCGGCGGCACCAGTTTTGGCCTCTCCGACAATCTCGGCGCGGGTCATTCGGACCTGTTCCAGATTGGCGGCTTCGTTCGTCACCATGAAGGTGCGGCTTATCTCACCGGCGCGCTCGCTTATGGCTGGCAGAACGTCACCACGGATCGCACCGTCACCATCATCGATGCCGACCGGCTGCGCGCGAATTTCACCGCGCATGCGTTTTCGGCGCGCGTCGAAGCCGGTCATCGCAGCGTCGTGTCCTGGCTGGGCGGCATGGGCCTGACACCTTACGCCGCGGGGCAGATAACCAATATCGATCTGCCCGCTTATGCGGAGACGCTGGTCTCCGGCGCCGATAATTTCAGGCTGAACTATACCGGGCGCAATGTCACGGCCGCGCGCAGTGAACTCGGTGTTCGCGCGGACAAGTCCTTCGCATTTGATCAGGCGCTGCTGACTCTACGCGGCCGCGCCGCTTGGGCGCATGATTTCAATCGCGACCGCATCGCGCAGGCATCGTTCCAGTCGCTGCCCGGCGCGAGCTTCATCGTCAACGGCGCGAGCATGGCGCCGGATGCAGCCCTCACGACCGCCAGTGCGGAGGTGATGTTGGCGAGCGGGCTGTCCTTCGCTCTGAGTTATGAAGGCGAGTTTTCGCAGCTGACGCGCAGCCATGCGGGCAAGGGCATCGTGCGCTTCGCCTGGTAG
- a CDS encoding GAF domain-containing DNA-binding protein: MTLSLDPTPPLTPPWEFVSRDSRRAGSSGRWVFDTALALLTQPLDAAIGESLQMIGTSAGADRAWMFEYDADHLRFRNTYEWSRGGAGSFVQDLQNVPVAIIAWLHQHLVAGQAVMINDIDALPRSAGPLRAEFLRQGNKSVLSVPMFHDGRLVACIGFDAVEMPRRWSGEIADLFSCADLIAAARYGRPQVDVVAGEASSTPDAMIYLRRANGVRGTPLSEIVGLRSSKDYTEVWLVDGTMALDLRTLTQWLGLLPAGGFVRVHRTAVVNHQFVRDVERRESGAWQLRVHELKEHWPVSRSGRAELRARLGI; the protein is encoded by the coding sequence GTGACATTGTCGTTGGATCCGACACCGCCTCTAACACCGCCTTGGGAATTCGTCAGCCGTGACAGCCGCCGTGCGGGCTCGTCAGGGCGTTGGGTGTTCGATACGGCGCTGGCGCTGCTGACGCAGCCGCTCGACGCGGCGATCGGCGAGAGCCTGCAGATGATCGGGACCAGTGCCGGCGCCGATCGAGCCTGGATGTTCGAATACGACGCCGACCACCTGCGCTTTCGTAACACCTATGAATGGAGCCGCGGTGGTGCCGGCTCCTTCGTGCAGGACCTGCAGAACGTGCCCGTCGCCATCATCGCGTGGCTGCATCAGCATCTCGTCGCAGGGCAGGCGGTGATGATCAACGACATCGACGCCTTGCCGCGCAGTGCCGGGCCTTTGCGCGCGGAATTTCTACGCCAGGGCAACAAGAGCGTGCTGAGCGTGCCGATGTTCCATGATGGAAGGCTGGTGGCGTGTATCGGCTTCGATGCCGTCGAGATGCCGCGGCGATGGTCCGGCGAGATCGCCGATCTGTTCAGCTGTGCCGATCTGATTGCGGCCGCGCGCTATGGCCGGCCGCAGGTCGATGTCGTCGCCGGTGAAGCATCATCGACGCCCGATGCGATGATCTATCTCCGCCGCGCCAATGGCGTTCGCGGCACGCCGCTGTCGGAGATCGTCGGGCTGCGTTCGTCGAAGGACTACACGGAGGTGTGGCTGGTGGACGGCACCATGGCGCTCGACCTGCGCACGCTGACGCAATGGCTTGGCCTGTTGCCTGCGGGCGGCTTCGTGCGCGTTCACCGCACGGCGGTGGTCAATCATCAGTTCGTGCGCGATGTGGAGCGTCGCGAAAGCGGGGCGTGGCAACTGCGCGTGCACGAGCTGAAGGAGCATTGGCCCGTATCGCGCTCAGGGCGCGCCGAGTTGCGTGCACGTCTCGGAATCTGA
- a CDS encoding MBL fold metallo-hydrolase, whose translation MLRLLPVVLAAIGWFATPALAQTASRGSECLAMAERPPRAIPVSLRRTATKPDEVAITYAGHSTYYIDTPGGVTIATDYNGVYRLDRIPDVVTMNRAHSTHYTLNPDPRIKTVLHGWGERGQPAQIHERVGDVLIRNVTTDIRRYVGDDSGGEMMKDGNSIFIFEVAGLCIGHLGHLHHKLDESHFAAIGRLDIVMVPIDGSYTMSLDGVSDITKRLRASVVLPMHRFMTPLSDFMQKIGQSFAIDQRSAQTLTMSLNALPKAPTVIILDGV comes from the coding sequence ATGCTGCGACTTCTGCCTGTCGTTCTCGCCGCAATCGGGTGGTTCGCCACACCGGCACTTGCGCAGACTGCATCGCGCGGCAGCGAATGCCTCGCCATGGCGGAGCGTCCGCCGCGCGCCATCCCGGTCAGCCTGCGCCGCACCGCGACCAAACCGGACGAAGTTGCGATCACCTATGCCGGGCATTCCACCTATTACATCGACACGCCCGGCGGCGTGACCATCGCCACCGACTATAACGGCGTCTACAGGCTCGACCGCATTCCCGATGTCGTGACGATGAACCGGGCGCACAGCACGCATTACACGCTCAACCCTGATCCGCGCATCAAGACCGTGCTGCATGGCTGGGGCGAGAGGGGCCAGCCCGCGCAGATTCACGAGCGCGTCGGCGATGTACTGATCCGCAATGTCACCACCGATATCCGCCGCTACGTCGGCGACGATTCCGGTGGCGAGATGATGAAGGACGGCAACTCGATCTTCATCTTCGAGGTCGCCGGCCTGTGCATCGGCCATCTCGGCCACCTCCATCACAAGCTCGACGAAAGCCATTTCGCCGCCATCGGCCGGCTCGACATCGTGATGGTGCCCATCGACGGCAGCTACACGATGTCTCTCGACGGCGTCTCCGACATCACCAAGCGCCTGCGTGCCTCCGTGGTGCTGCCGATGCACCGTTTCATGACGCCGCTCAGCGATTTCATGCAGAAGATCGGCCAGAGTTTTGCGATCGACCAGCGGAGCGCGCAGACATTGACGATGTCGCTGAATGCCCTGCCGAAAGCGCCCACGGTGATCATTCTGGACGGGGTGTGA
- a CDS encoding integrase core domain-containing protein yields the protein MLSDYASGNWSVTELCRRYGIGRDTFYEWRRRRDSGVGDWFVDRSHAPLQCPHRTDPARVESIVALRRRFPHLGPRKLLAILERRHPEQAWPAASTIGDLLKQAGLIAPVRRRRRPLDQQRPFTAVHVANDEWAIDFKGWFRTGDGTRVDPLTLTDSASRYLLGVQIVPMTIDGTRQALTAVFQRHGLPLAIRSDNGAPFGSNGAGGLTRLSAWWLKLGIVPHFVHPASPQENGRHERMHRTLKRQTSRPPAATAAEQQARFDAFRAHYNDERPHEAIGQVPPADLYTASTRRMPDRLEDPWYDADHEIRRIRSSSEIIWHKQPVFISLALVGELVGIAELETGDHIVRFCDYDIGLIDRLRVFRRFGPPRENAYRPPDPEPSQKLSTIIPVQSVDYHPG from the coding sequence ATGCTGTCGGATTACGCCAGCGGGAACTGGAGCGTGACGGAGTTGTGCCGTCGCTACGGCATTGGCCGGGACACGTTTTACGAATGGCGCAGACGCCGCGATAGCGGGGTGGGCGACTGGTTTGTCGATCGCTCACATGCGCCGTTGCAGTGTCCGCATCGGACCGATCCGGCACGGGTCGAGAGCATCGTGGCCCTGCGCCGGCGATTTCCGCATCTGGGGCCGCGCAAGCTTCTGGCGATACTGGAGCGTCGCCATCCGGAACAGGCGTGGCCGGCAGCCTCGACGATCGGCGACCTGCTGAAGCAGGCCGGATTGATCGCACCGGTCAGGCGACGCCGGCGCCCGCTCGATCAACAACGGCCGTTCACTGCCGTCCATGTGGCCAACGACGAATGGGCGATCGACTTCAAAGGCTGGTTCCGCACCGGTGACGGCACGCGGGTCGATCCACTCACGCTGACCGACAGCGCGAGCCGCTATCTGCTTGGTGTGCAGATCGTGCCGATGACGATCGACGGCACGCGCCAGGCATTGACCGCGGTGTTCCAGCGCCATGGTCTGCCCCTGGCGATCCGCAGCGACAATGGCGCGCCGTTCGGCTCCAACGGCGCGGGTGGACTGACCCGGCTGTCGGCGTGGTGGCTCAAACTCGGCATTGTGCCGCACTTCGTGCATCCGGCCTCGCCGCAGGAAAACGGTCGCCACGAACGCATGCATCGCACATTGAAGCGGCAGACGTCCCGACCACCGGCCGCCACTGCGGCAGAGCAGCAGGCCCGGTTCGACGCCTTCAGGGCGCACTACAATGACGAGCGACCGCACGAGGCGATCGGTCAGGTCCCTCCGGCCGATCTTTACACGGCATCGACGCGACGGATGCCGGATCGTCTCGAGGATCCCTGGTATGACGCCGATCACGAGATCCGGCGGATCCGCAGCAGCAGCGAGATCATCTGGCACAAGCAGCCCGTTTTTATCAGCCTGGCGCTGGTGGGGGAGCTGGTCGGCATCGCCGAGCTCGAAACCGGCGACCATATCGTGCGCTTCTGCGACTACGATATCGGGCTGATCGACCGGCTGCGTGTCTTCCGTAGATTCGGTCCGCCACGCGAGAATGCGTACCGCCCGCCTGACCCGGAACCAAGCCAAAAACTGTCGACCATCATCCCGGTCCAAAGTGTCGATTATCATCCCGGTTGA
- the ubiG gene encoding bifunctional 2-polyprenyl-6-hydroxyphenol methylase/3-demethylubiquinol 3-O-methyltransferase UbiG encodes MAMHATSSDASAASVDAAEIEKFSKLSEQWWDPRGKMAPLHKINPLRLSFIRDAACRKFDRNARSLNCLDGLRLLDIGCGAGLLCEPFTRLGAQVTGIDPSATNIAAANLHAEKSGLSIDYRCTTVEELDPDERFDVVLAMEVVEHVVDVGAFLDRCASMMKPGGLMVVSTLNRNFRSFALGIVAAEYVLRWLPRGTHQWEKFVTPDELAQHLERNKLGITEQAGVSYNPIADRWSISSDMGVNYMVVAEEV; translated from the coding sequence ATGGCCATGCACGCGACTTCATCCGATGCTTCCGCCGCTTCCGTCGATGCGGCCGAGATCGAAAAGTTTTCAAAACTGTCGGAGCAGTGGTGGGATCCGCGCGGCAAGATGGCGCCGCTGCACAAGATCAATCCGCTGCGGCTGTCCTTCATCCGCGATGCGGCCTGCCGGAAATTCGATCGCAATGCGCGCAGCCTGAATTGTCTCGACGGCTTGCGCCTGCTCGATATCGGCTGCGGCGCTGGTCTGCTGTGCGAGCCGTTCACGCGGCTCGGTGCACAGGTGACGGGCATCGATCCGTCGGCCACGAATATCGCTGCGGCAAATCTCCATGCGGAGAAAAGCGGCCTGTCGATCGACTATCGCTGCACCACGGTCGAGGAACTCGATCCCGACGAGCGGTTCGATGTGGTGCTGGCGATGGAAGTCGTCGAGCATGTCGTTGATGTCGGCGCCTTCCTCGATCGCTGTGCGTCGATGATGAAGCCCGGCGGCCTGATGGTGGTCTCGACGCTGAATCGAAATTTCAGGAGCTTTGCGCTGGGCATCGTCGCCGCTGAATATGTGCTGCGCTGGCTGCCGCGCGGCACCCATCAGTGGGAGAAGTTCGTCACGCCGGACGAACTCGCGCAGCATCTGGAGCGCAACAAACTGGGCATCACCGAACAGGCGGGCGTGAGCTACAACCCGATTGCCGACCGCTGGTCGATCTCGTCCGACATGGGCGTGAATTACATGGTGGTTGCCGAAGAGGTGTGA
- a CDS encoding PH domain-containing protein produces MGRYIDDILQPDEKVLYSSNLHWVVYWKGILGWIVAAALFVGSGVNPALTFAGLVASGVIAVVAFFFTVSAWFQRWITETDVTNLRVVHKTGFITRKTFEISVDKIAGVNVEQGILGRILNYGDVNLESMGDQDQNLKLVASPLKFRNAITAT; encoded by the coding sequence ATGGGACGCTATATCGACGATATCCTGCAGCCGGACGAGAAGGTGCTGTATTCCAGCAACCTGCACTGGGTCGTCTATTGGAAGGGCATTCTGGGCTGGATCGTCGCGGCGGCTTTGTTCGTGGGATCAGGCGTGAATCCGGCGCTGACGTTCGCGGGGCTTGTAGCTTCGGGCGTGATTGCCGTGGTCGCGTTCTTTTTCACTGTTTCGGCCTGGTTCCAGCGCTGGATTACTGAAACCGACGTGACCAATCTCAGGGTCGTTCACAAGACCGGCTTCATCACGCGGAAGACTTTTGAAATCAGCGTTGATAAAATCGCGGGTGTGAATGTCGAACAGGGCATTCTTGGACGTATCCTCAACTACGGCGACGTCAATCTCGAAAGCATGGGCGACCAAGATCAAAATCTTAAGCTCGTTGCCTCGCCTCTCAAATTTCGCAACGCCATTACGGCCACTTAG